The Solanum pennellii chromosome 4, SPENNV200 genomic interval GGTTTATACATGTATCTGGAAGTTTGTTAATAGTCTTAGCAGTTATATATTTCTCTCTACAAACATTCTGACCGGCGTAAAATTATGTTCGTCTAGTCAAAAAGTACTATAAAATGGGATGTTGTAACACTATGgtataaatattatgtttgtACTTGTCAAATTTAGTATAAAAATGAATGTATTAAGACTATggtataaaaaaaatgtttgtactTGTCAAAGGTAGTATAAAAATGTTGTATCTCTCAAAAATTGAGTTTGTTAAAAGCTAATAACAAAATAGTTGGTGAAGAGTTTATAATcacaatgaaataaaataagacaAGTCTCAAGGCACAAATAATGTTCATTAACATACGATTTCAATAGAATTCAGTAATTTCAATCGAAATCTTCTATTTACATTAAGAAATCCACTAAATATATACAAAACTCAATTACTTAAATATGTCGTTATCCTCATAAAGCTCAAATCCTGACTTCGTCTCTGCTCAAACTTTCTCGGAAATGACATCAAATTCCCCTTGAGACAAACTCATACTCCCACAAAACcatttcctctcattttcatcttcttcataaacaacataaatgtaaaagaaaatggAGCTTCCAGCAATGGCAACGACGTAAAGAAACAGAGCAACCACGGAGCCTAAAATCGATGAAAACTGAAAGACAAAGCCAAACATGATGGCTGAATACAAGAACCATATAACAAATCCTATAATGTCCTTATGCAATGACTTCCCCTTTGATGGAAAACTACGATATACATACGAGAAGTATAGTAACAAGAAGAAGCTTAAATATACGAATAAGATGAAAGCTAAGAACGAATATTGCTTGTGAATATATGCTCTGTAGATATTCCCCAACATGTTAAATGCCATCAAAAAAGATATGTATATCATTGAAGGTGAAAAGCATGCCATAGTTCTTCTATTGATGATTATCAGGGTCGGAGTTCACAATCCGCTAAACTATACTCAAAATCTTAGTTCCGCCTCTGTTGATAAAAGATTATGAAGTGCAATGTTGAGTTTGATGGTTTAATTTATAGCAATTTTTGTAGACTTTATTATATGAAAGGTATATATAGTAGGAAAAATGTGTTTGAATTACTTGGTAGAGGCTCAAAGTTAACATTGTAAAACTGGAATTCAATTTTGGAGTAATTTCCTTTGAAATATCTATGAAGAATCGATCCACTTTACAGGAAGCTGCCTTTAGTCCTTTATTGGTCAGCTATGAAGATAGTTGTTGGGGCGGGTGTGTATGAACAAAGTCACATTGATAATCGACAAGTAATAAAGTCGACAAATGACATTAGGTCTATATTTTGGTTGTTTTAGTCAACTATTTTACGGcgcaactttcatatatagcaaacaaaaaattcatatttgtatgttatagcaaagtttgcataattgcgctctatagcaaacatataattctataattcgttatacatatacaattgtataattcgttggcctaaattgtataatttgctggcctcgctatacatatacaattgtatgattcgctgcctaaattgtataattcgctggcctatttcactgcaattgtataattcgttggcctatttcattgcaattgtataattcgttggcctattTACCTGcaatatgtgtataaaatttactttgcatacaattgaatcgaagtaaaatgtttgtatattgtataattataagtgtataggaagaagatatatgtttttctctcgctttatacaaaaatagaaacacaatttgtacacttttgttgtataaagtgagagaaaattgtatttcactgcaattgtataattcactggcctttttcgctgcaatatttatgtaaaatttgcatttgtatacaattgaatcgaagtaaaatgtttgtaaattgtataattaagtgtatagcacgaagatatatgtttttgcatgtgtatatacaaatttctctcgctttatacaaaacagaaacacaatttatacacttctgttgtataaagcgagagaggcgagcagagggagagtggcgaacGAGAATGAGAGAGTGGCGATCGAGagttttgggagagaggcgaccAACAAACCttggcaaacgtttgctatggggcacaattaaatcaaacaatagctactccatttattttaggttattagtttactattatatataattattcctattttgtttaattttaaaatttaaattatatataggAAAGGAGAAATGAGGGAGAACCCGaaataaattttccaaaatttaggTAACCAATCAATTGAATCAGTAAGCTTGAATGAGAGTAGTTTCATTAGTTTTtccatttttgttgttttataagTAATTTCCGTTATTTTGGCCtctattttatttaagttagACCTTTAtattaaagatatatttttctttgttgatATAAAATACGTTTATCTATTACATCGCTCAACGTTCCAATACATTATCTATGTTGATATAAAATGCACATATTCTAATACATCATGTCCTGATAATTCTACCCCACTATGGGCCTCTTTTTAACGGATAGATCCGAGCCCGGAACCCAAATTACTCCAAGCCccaattctgtaaagggttcaCTTTGCCCAAGTCACCGGCGGCCGACGTTCTACTCCTCACTCTCAATCTCTATCCGCTGCAAATTATATTCTCCGACGGAATAAAATTGTATGTATTTCTCTCTTACtcttcatatattttcattttattttttttgcaaaaaaattcaatcatgaaaaaatttaattctaaacCTTGCACGTCTAACAATATTGCATATACTACTTGCGGCGTCAATTTTTGTTTGTGAATGATGAGCAATGGAATTTGTGAATGTGTTTGATCCAGATGGCACTAAGAGGTGTTTGGCAGCTCAGGAAACTGGTAGTCAGCTATTGCAATTGGGGTGGCAGTAGCAGGGGAATAAGGTAAAGGTTAACTTGTGAAGTTTTTTTTATCGTTTATATTGGATTTATAGATGAATCTGAATCATAATGAGGCTGTTTCTACTGGGAATCTTCGAATAAAAATGATGAATGAAATGAGAGAGGAACTGTGTACAACTAAATTTTTTAGAAATGCTTTAATTCGACATATATAAGAAATGTGGCAATGGGAAATGTTGTAGTTGGAATTTTGAAGCAAAATTATAGAGGAAAAAGGAAGGAttatactttatattatttcatcCACGATAAGATATCTTTATGGATGATTATCCCACCTTCACAAGTTTTTAAGTGTTCCATACATAATTTTTATGCATCCCAATCTGATAACCTCTTCCAAACTttgttctttatattttttggtgTTTGCGAAATTTGGTTAAGTGAAGTGTGGATGAATGGTTCTTTTCATACCTTATCGGAATGTTCAACACAATTTTAGGTATAAGATGAATGTTTTTTCCCATGTTGCAATCTGTCAAGAAGTAGTATTCTTTCTGCATATATTGTGATTTGAGGTAAGTGTATCTGTCTAGAATTTTGATGTATTGCTGATGTGCAATTTACATGTGGAGCTGTTTAGTCCTATTTGAAGTTTAAACATGTAGTCGGGAGAGGAAAAGATTAAGACTTTATATTGGTAAAACAAAATAGAATAACAATTATTTATCAACATAAGCAGAAAAAAGAGGAAACAAAATGAGCTGCTAGTTTCTGGATGACTGAGGTAGAggaatatacataacaaaatagCTCTGTGGCTTATGTTAAGATATGTATATACTGTTGCAGGGCATTCATGGAGTCTGAATTGCCAGCACTCAAGGAGAAAAATCCACATCTTGAGGTGGTCACTGAACTCAATCGTGGTCAACATCCTTTTTTGAAGGGATTATACAGTAAGACTTTCTCCCTGTTTTCGCTCAAATCCATACTGTAAACAATTATTCTTTCTGTGTCTAAGGTAGATGTACATGAAGAGAGAAAAATTAGCAAGGTTACTTTCAGTTGACTGTGACCATAGCGTCTTCTGAGTTTTGCTTGGGTTGCCTAGGCATACTTTGATCTGGTATGGAGAAACTAAAAAAGCTCCCACTCGATAAACGCTCTATGTTTAAAGGTTCTTTTATTGTGTGGTTTCCCCCTTTTTTCTCATATATCTGCCAGTATCCTTGGTCAGAAGGAACAAACTCTCCGACTACTATATCCAGGGGGCTCAACGATAGTGGATTACACTCGGAGCCGAAGTTACTATAACTGGCCTTTCCCATTATGGCTTGCTGAAACCATTCTGAATTGGAACCCTCTCTAAGTTAAAGCTGTCCAAATGGTGATTGGCAGAAGAAAATTTTTGCTCTCTTTGTTAATCAGCTGTATT includes:
- the LOC107015855 gene encoding 54S ribosomal protein L51, mitochondrial produces the protein MALRGVWQLRKLVVSYCNWGGSSRGIRAFMESELPALKEKNPHLEVVTELNRGQHPFLKGLYKNKNERVVCVKNLSQDEVLEAATKLRNSLGRKVVKLKTRHVTKQPSVQGTWSTALEL